One part of the Candidatus Kouleothrix ribensis genome encodes these proteins:
- a CDS encoding 3-deoxy-7-phosphoheptulonate synthase — protein MATIDDPTIQVENLHVRELTRLQSPAALKAQLPSPAAATHTVTHARAAIRRVLRRDDPRLLVVIGPCSIHDPAGAMDYARRLQRLRTQLNDRLLIIMRAYLEKPRTTVGWRGLINDPQLDGSFDMAAGLLTARQLLIEMNALGLPVATEMLDPISPQYLDDLISLATIGARTAEGQTHRALASGVSMPVGFKNGTDGGIQVAVNGCVAAAGAHSFLGIDEHGQSAVVKTTGNPDSFVILRGGRAGPNYQAEHVAAAAHLMRAAQLHPAVMVDCSHANTGGDYRRQADVWQHVIEQAVAQPGPIVGMMVESNLYEGKQPFTPDRATLRYGVSLTDGCIGWEQTEQLLRTAYAALAGRC, from the coding sequence ATGGCTACAATTGACGACCCGACCATCCAGGTTGAGAACCTCCATGTGCGCGAGCTTACCCGGCTGCAGTCGCCGGCAGCGCTCAAGGCCCAGCTGCCGTCGCCGGCGGCGGCCACCCATACGGTGACGCACGCGCGCGCGGCCATCCGCCGCGTGCTACGCCGCGACGACCCGCGCCTGCTGGTGGTGATCGGCCCGTGCTCGATCCACGACCCGGCCGGCGCCATGGACTACGCCCGCCGGCTCCAGCGCTTGCGCACCCAGCTGAACGACCGGCTGCTGATTATTATGCGCGCCTACCTCGAAAAGCCGCGCACCACCGTCGGCTGGCGCGGGCTGATCAACGACCCGCAGCTCGACGGGTCGTTCGATATGGCTGCCGGCCTGCTGACCGCCCGCCAGCTGCTGATCGAGATGAACGCGCTGGGCTTGCCGGTGGCCACCGAGATGCTCGACCCGATCAGCCCACAGTATCTCGACGACCTGATTAGCCTGGCGACGATCGGCGCGCGCACCGCTGAGGGCCAGACCCACCGGGCGCTGGCCAGCGGCGTGTCGATGCCGGTGGGCTTCAAGAACGGTACGGACGGCGGCATCCAGGTGGCTGTGAACGGCTGCGTCGCGGCGGCCGGCGCGCATAGCTTCCTGGGCATCGATGAGCATGGCCAGAGCGCGGTGGTGAAAACAACCGGCAACCCCGACAGTTTCGTCATCCTGCGGGGCGGCCGCGCCGGCCCGAACTACCAGGCCGAACACGTGGCGGCGGCCGCACACCTGATGCGCGCGGCGCAGCTACACCCGGCCGTGATGGTCGATTGTAGCCACGCCAACACCGGTGGCGACTACCGCCGCCAGGCCGATGTGTGGCAGCATGTGATCGAGCAGGCCGTCGCACAGCCCGGCCCGATCGTCGGCATGATGGTCGAGAGCAACCTGTACGAGGGCAAGCAACCCTTCACGCCCGACCGCGCCACATTGCGCTACGGCGTGTCGCTCACCGACGGCTGCATCGGCTGGGAGCAGACCGAGCAGCTGCTGCGCACAGCCTACGCCGCGCTGGCCGGGCGGTGCTGA
- a CDS encoding sigma-70 family RNA polymerase sigma factor, with protein sequence MTSLYNASLVARAKSGDHAAVTQIYEMYGQSLYRFILSRVGDPDLAEDLRAEVFVRMLEGLHTYEDRGWPFSAWLFRIARDRIIDMRRRERRRPVVVLDYEHPSPRRIEDEAEIHVLHAEVNTLIERLTPDQQTVIRMRFQQQMPIEAVARYLDRSPAAVKALQARGIQTLGILIGAESN encoded by the coding sequence ATGACTTCGTTGTACAATGCGAGCCTGGTTGCTCGTGCCAAGAGTGGGGATCACGCCGCCGTCACCCAGATCTACGAGATGTACGGGCAGAGCCTGTACCGTTTCATTCTCTCGCGAGTTGGCGACCCCGATCTGGCCGAAGATCTGCGCGCCGAAGTGTTCGTGCGCATGCTCGAGGGTTTGCACACGTATGAAGATCGTGGCTGGCCATTCTCGGCATGGCTGTTTCGCATTGCGCGCGACCGGATCATCGACATGCGCCGGCGCGAGCGCCGCCGCCCGGTGGTGGTGCTAGATTACGAGCACCCCAGCCCCCGGCGTATCGAAGACGAAGCCGAGATCCATGTGCTGCACGCCGAAGTCAACACACTGATCGAACGCCTGACCCCCGACCAGCAGACCGTGATCCGCATGCGCTTCCAGCAGCAGATGCCGATCGAGGCGGTTGCACGCTACCTCGATCGCAGCCCGGCCGCCGTGAAAGCCCTGCAGGCCCGCGGTATCCAAACCCTTGGCATCCTGATCGGCGCCGAGTCGAACTAG
- a CDS encoding alanine--tRNA ligase has protein sequence MDSTTLRQRYLAFLERHGHVLIGGAPLIPENDPSVLFTTAGMHPLVPFLLGEAHPAGRRLANIQPCLRTNDILEVGDASHLTFFEMLGSWSLGDYWKEPAIRLNFALLTEVFGHDPARLFVTCFAGDSDAPRDEETAAIWRALGIPERRIVFLPKQDNWWGPAGATGPCGPDSEVFFDTDPAGRPGETPASNPQRFWEICNNVFMAYDKRADGTYVPLGQRNVDVGVGLERNLMVLQGVGSVYETDLFQPIVAAIHALAPAPAPFAVRVIADHVRAAAAILAEGVRPGNTDQPYIARRLIRRAIRYGRTIGITGLFLARLAEVALDTLAPAYPWLAQQRDPICAALDEEEQRFAYTLARGEREFARAVASSRDQGLALLPGAVAFRLYDTFGFPIELTAELTQQAGLGLDMPGFTAAFAAHQEQSRQASVGRFQGGLAERNPATTRLHTATHLLQAALRQVLGEHVRQRGSNITAERLRFDFSHAERLSAAQVAAVEALVNAAIARDLPVSWAEMSLADALAAGALGLFEDRYSARVKVYQIGDVSLEVCGGPHVARTGELGHFRVLKETAVAAGVRRIKAALE, from the coding sequence ATGGACTCGACAACCCTCCGCCAGCGCTACCTGGCATTTCTCGAGCGGCATGGGCACGTGCTGATCGGCGGCGCGCCGCTGATCCCCGAGAACGACCCGAGCGTGCTGTTCACCACCGCCGGCATGCACCCGCTGGTGCCGTTCCTGCTCGGTGAGGCGCATCCGGCCGGGCGGCGGCTGGCAAATATTCAGCCGTGCCTGCGCACCAACGATATTCTCGAGGTCGGCGACGCGAGCCACCTGACCTTCTTCGAGATGCTCGGCAGCTGGTCGCTGGGCGACTACTGGAAGGAGCCGGCCATCCGGCTGAACTTCGCGCTGCTAACCGAGGTATTTGGGCACGACCCGGCGCGCCTGTTCGTGACATGCTTCGCGGGCGACTCCGATGCCCCGCGCGATGAGGAGACCGCAGCGATCTGGCGCGCGCTGGGCATCCCCGAGCGGCGAATCGTGTTTCTACCAAAGCAAGACAACTGGTGGGGGCCGGCCGGCGCCACCGGGCCGTGCGGGCCCGATAGCGAGGTATTCTTCGACACCGATCCTGCCGGCCGGCCGGGCGAGACGCCGGCAAGCAACCCGCAGCGCTTCTGGGAGATCTGCAATAATGTGTTTATGGCCTACGACAAGCGCGCCGACGGCACATATGTACCGCTCGGGCAGCGCAATGTTGATGTGGGCGTGGGGCTCGAGCGCAACCTGATGGTGCTGCAGGGCGTCGGCTCGGTGTACGAGACCGATCTATTCCAGCCGATCGTCGCGGCGATCCACGCACTGGCACCAGCGCCCGCGCCATTCGCAGTGCGCGTGATCGCCGACCATGTGCGCGCGGCGGCGGCCATCCTGGCCGAAGGGGTGCGCCCGGGCAACACCGACCAGCCCTACATCGCGCGGCGCCTGATCCGCCGGGCCATCCGCTACGGCCGCACGATCGGCATCACGGGCCTGTTTCTGGCGCGCCTGGCCGAGGTGGCGCTCGATACGCTGGCGCCGGCCTACCCCTGGCTGGCGCAGCAGCGCGATCCGATCTGCGCTGCGCTCGACGAGGAAGAGCAGCGCTTCGCATACACACTGGCGCGCGGCGAGCGCGAGTTCGCGCGCGCGGTGGCGAGCAGCCGCGATCAGGGCCTGGCGCTGCTGCCGGGCGCGGTGGCATTCCGGCTGTACGATACGTTTGGCTTCCCGATCGAGCTGACCGCCGAGCTTACACAGCAGGCCGGCCTCGGCTTAGATATGCCCGGCTTCACGGCGGCCTTCGCCGCGCACCAGGAGCAGTCGCGCCAGGCCTCGGTCGGGCGCTTCCAGGGCGGCCTGGCCGAGCGCAACCCGGCGACTACCCGCCTGCACACGGCGACACACCTGCTGCAGGCGGCACTGCGGCAGGTGCTGGGCGAGCATGTACGCCAGCGCGGCAGTAATATCACTGCTGAGCGGCTGCGCTTCGATTTCAGCCACGCCGAGCGGCTGAGCGCCGCACAGGTCGCGGCAGTCGAGGCGCTGGTGAACGCGGCAATCGCGCGCGACCTGCCGGTGAGCTGGGCCGAGATGAGCCTGGCCGACGCGCTTGCAGCCGGCGCGCTGGGCCTGTTCGAAGATCGTTACAGCGCGCGCGTGAAGGTCTACCAGATCGGCGACGTGAGCCTGGAGGTGTGCGGCGGGCCGCATGTGGCGCGCACCGGCGAGCTGGGGCACTTCCGCGTGCTCAAGGAAACAGCCGTCGCTGCGGGCGTACGCCGCATCAAGGCCGCGCTTGAGTGA
- a CDS encoding YncE family protein, whose product MKYVRGRRSWLVGGLATYVLVAIAFAITRGAGAAPLAAIGPAAFNKPTYSSPIALSASNELLWVVNPDNDTVSVFRTTDNTKVISDIPVGDEPQSIALHPNNTFAYVANAAGNSITVIKITNASINSFLAAPDNSAGPRGEITTGAEPWNVVISPDGNRLFVANSAQDTISVLRTDTNALLPGAIDMRTTACNDQTGDNIGDPAYHFQPRGLAVTLDNTRLYVTRFFSFTGGAAPKQATDNGKQGVVCRFSVNTAGSTAATTLTAPAKLTLAPQITGFKFDANGDGTPETDTSAYPNQMQSIVIRGDKAFLPNIAASPTGPLKFNIDTQAFVSIINGVGAAESDGGALNLHLGARTPEAGKEKLFFANPWAIAFTTQSGAGAAYVASAGSDLLVKLNVDAANTISFTGGAATTRYIDLHDPANSQTSGANAGKNPLGIVICDSGACQNRAYVMNYVSRNISVVDTTTDAVVAVKSTAAPPPPGTQEEQLHVGKEVFFASRGVFDNGSKNRLSSEGWQNCASCHFNGLTDSVVWSFNAGPRKSVPLNGTWSPHNPDDQRVLNYSAIFDEVQDFELNIRNVSGPGPLAGALDPNHGLIIPDSTALTDIVAFNKPNGGRPQQTITLPGSSTAWPALDAMKEWVRFAVRTPNGALDDSVVSGGISTTDVTAGRRLFFRSGCQTCHGGTKWTISNRDFAPPPAAASIATETTPPAPAGVNPIGAQFLFEKLRNINSFGFNVAGIGADEKTQDAKDALGKDHNLDGKGNGFNVPSLLGIWSLPPYYHNGGCETLACVLANTNHRAPGRPALSPADQAQIVAFLQTLDAQTAFPSNLYVNRHDIFFDPPKVIKGTTVTVGVNVSLFGTKADLTDLLNGGSLTVKFSGPGLNAEVPITVGDFNQDFGQARVTTTWNVPNTAGRVEVSAQVDGANNVLEANEQDNTAKRRVLINNPAADNTAPVVTPNSVSISDDNPFNANDPITVSRNVKIRFKASDAGGSGLESACVVRYSYNARQRRWVEEDCKFKSITPDTGTTDTFTLDTQLPDKVGTAYAFVWVKDKAGNISSKPELDVISFIPAAQNINLDRNDTRIFRITLDAGQSASLTFTPSFGDIDVLVFKNGSFQSASANSGTQPESITLSSTANGTLFQVEVRAVVNSRFSVAVAAGAAAQRPAAPAALAPSAVTPTPLVSGPPAQQAAIEGVPELFVPISQR is encoded by the coding sequence ATGAAGTATGTAAGAGGACGACGAAGCTGGCTGGTGGGTGGGTTGGCAACCTATGTTTTGGTCGCGATCGCGTTTGCGATCACTCGTGGCGCGGGTGCGGCACCACTGGCCGCAATCGGCCCGGCGGCATTCAACAAGCCAACCTACTCTAGCCCGATCGCGCTGTCGGCCAGCAACGAGCTGCTGTGGGTGGTTAACCCCGACAACGACACGGTCTCGGTATTCCGCACCACCGACAACACCAAGGTGATCAGCGATATCCCCGTGGGCGACGAGCCGCAGAGCATCGCGCTGCACCCGAACAACACGTTCGCGTATGTGGCCAACGCTGCCGGCAATAGCATTACGGTGATCAAGATCACCAACGCAAGCATCAATAGCTTTCTGGCCGCGCCCGACAACAGCGCCGGCCCACGCGGCGAGATCACCACCGGCGCCGAGCCGTGGAATGTGGTGATCTCGCCTGACGGCAACCGCCTATTCGTGGCCAATAGCGCGCAGGATACGATCAGCGTGCTGCGCACCGATACCAACGCGCTGCTTCCGGGCGCGATCGACATGCGCACGACGGCCTGTAACGACCAGACCGGCGACAACATCGGCGACCCGGCCTACCACTTCCAGCCGCGCGGCCTGGCGGTGACGCTGGATAACACGCGCCTGTATGTGACGCGCTTCTTCTCGTTCACTGGCGGCGCGGCACCCAAGCAGGCCACCGACAACGGTAAGCAAGGCGTGGTCTGCCGCTTTAGCGTGAACACCGCCGGCTCCACCGCCGCAACCACGCTCACCGCACCCGCCAAGCTGACACTCGCGCCGCAGATCACCGGCTTCAAGTTCGATGCCAACGGCGACGGCACGCCCGAGACTGACACCTCGGCCTACCCGAACCAGATGCAGAGCATCGTGATCCGCGGCGATAAGGCGTTCCTGCCCAATATCGCCGCCTCGCCGACCGGCCCGCTCAAGTTCAATATCGACACCCAGGCCTTCGTCAGTATTATCAACGGCGTTGGCGCGGCCGAGAGCGACGGCGGCGCGCTGAACCTGCACCTTGGCGCACGCACGCCCGAGGCCGGCAAGGAGAAGCTGTTCTTCGCCAACCCCTGGGCGATCGCCTTCACCACCCAGAGCGGCGCCGGCGCGGCCTACGTGGCGTCGGCCGGCAGCGACCTGCTGGTGAAGCTGAATGTCGATGCCGCCAACACGATTAGCTTCACCGGCGGCGCGGCGACTACGCGCTATATCGACCTGCACGACCCGGCCAACTCGCAGACGAGCGGCGCCAACGCCGGCAAGAACCCGCTCGGCATCGTGATCTGCGACAGCGGCGCCTGCCAGAACCGCGCCTACGTGATGAACTACGTCTCGCGCAATATCTCGGTGGTCGATACCACCACCGACGCGGTGGTGGCGGTCAAATCAACGGCCGCGCCGCCGCCGCCCGGCACCCAGGAAGAGCAGCTGCACGTCGGCAAAGAGGTGTTCTTCGCATCGCGCGGCGTGTTCGACAACGGCAGCAAGAACCGGCTCTCGAGCGAGGGCTGGCAGAACTGCGCCAGCTGCCACTTCAACGGCCTGACCGATAGCGTGGTGTGGAGCTTCAACGCCGGCCCGCGCAAATCGGTGCCGCTGAACGGAACCTGGAGCCCGCACAACCCCGACGATCAGCGCGTGCTGAACTACTCGGCGATCTTCGACGAAGTGCAGGACTTCGAGCTAAACATCCGCAACGTCTCTGGCCCCGGCCCGCTGGCCGGCGCGCTCGACCCCAACCACGGCCTGATCATCCCCGACAGCACTGCGCTGACCGATATTGTGGCATTCAACAAGCCCAACGGCGGCCGGCCGCAGCAGACGATCACGCTGCCGGGTAGCAGCACCGCCTGGCCCGCGCTCGACGCCATGAAGGAGTGGGTGCGCTTCGCCGTACGCACGCCGAATGGTGCGCTCGACGACAGCGTGGTGAGCGGCGGCATCAGCACCACCGACGTGACCGCCGGCCGCCGGCTGTTCTTCCGCTCGGGCTGCCAGACATGCCACGGCGGCACCAAGTGGACGATCAGCAACCGCGACTTCGCCCCACCGCCGGCGGCGGCTTCAATCGCCACCGAAACCACCCCGCCCGCCCCGGCCGGCGTCAACCCGATCGGCGCGCAGTTCCTGTTCGAGAAGCTGCGCAATATCAACTCGTTCGGCTTCAACGTGGCCGGGATCGGCGCCGACGAGAAGACCCAGGACGCCAAAGACGCGCTGGGCAAAGACCACAACCTCGACGGCAAGGGCAACGGCTTCAACGTGCCCTCGCTGCTAGGCATCTGGTCGCTGCCGCCCTACTACCACAACGGCGGCTGTGAGACACTGGCCTGCGTGCTGGCGAATACCAACCACCGCGCGCCAGGCCGGCCGGCACTCAGCCCGGCCGATCAGGCCCAGATCGTCGCGTTCCTGCAGACGCTGGACGCGCAGACCGCCTTCCCCAGCAACCTGTACGTCAACCGCCACGACATCTTCTTCGACCCGCCCAAGGTGATCAAGGGCACAACCGTAACCGTGGGCGTGAATGTGTCGCTGTTCGGCACCAAGGCCGACCTGACCGATCTGCTGAATGGCGGGAGCCTGACCGTCAAGTTCAGCGGCCCCGGCCTGAACGCCGAGGTACCGATCACCGTCGGCGACTTCAACCAGGACTTTGGCCAGGCGCGCGTGACCACCACCTGGAATGTGCCAAACACGGCCGGGCGCGTCGAGGTGTCGGCCCAGGTCGATGGCGCCAACAACGTGCTCGAGGCCAACGAGCAAGACAACACCGCCAAGCGGCGGGTGCTGATCAACAACCCGGCCGCCGATAACACCGCCCCGGTGGTGACGCCCAACAGCGTGAGCATCAGCGACGACAACCCATTCAACGCCAACGACCCGATCACCGTCTCGCGCAATGTGAAGATCCGCTTCAAGGCCAGCGATGCCGGCGGCAGCGGGCTCGAGTCGGCCTGTGTCGTGCGCTATTCGTACAACGCACGGCAGCGGCGCTGGGTCGAGGAAGACTGCAAGTTCAAATCGATCACGCCCGACACCGGCACCACCGACACCTTCACGCTCGACACGCAGCTGCCCGACAAGGTGGGCACGGCCTATGCGTTTGTGTGGGTGAAAGACAAGGCCGGCAACATCTCGAGCAAGCCCGAGCTCGACGTGATCAGCTTCATCCCGGCGGCGCAGAACATCAATCTCGATCGCAACGACACCCGCATCTTCCGGATCACGCTCGACGCCGGGCAGTCGGCCAGCCTGACGTTCACGCCGTCGTTTGGCGATATTGACGTGCTGGTGTTCAAGAATGGCAGCTTCCAGAGCGCCAGCGCGAACAGTGGCACGCAGCCCGAGTCGATCACGCTTTCATCGACCGCGAACGGCACGCTGTTCCAGGTCGAGGTGCGCGCGGTCGTCAACAGCCGCTTCAGCGTAGCAGTCGCGGCCGGCGCGGCGGCACAGCGGCCAGCCGCCCCGGCGGCCCTCGCGCCATCGGCCGTGACGCCGACGCCGCTGGTGAGCGGCCCGCCGGCACAGCAGGCGGCGATCGAGGGTGTGCCCGAGCTGTTTGTGCCGATCTCGCAGCGCTAA
- a CDS encoding aldo/keto reductase, whose amino-acid sequence MTLRSLGSTGLMVTPICVGCAPLASMPDTFGYGVSEEQALTTLRAAFSSPFNFLDTAASYGDGESERRIGLMLRELGGLPAGFVLGTKVDRHAHTGDFSGEQIRRSLERSLRLLGLSRLQLVFLHDPEHTTFAQVMAPGGPLEVLQQAQREGLIAHIGVAGGPVDLMIRYVDTGAFAAVITHNRYTLLNRSAEPLLDVAARRGVAVLNAAPYGSGILAKGPEAYPRYAYQDAAGATLERARNLAAVCAQYGVPLGAAALQFSLREPRIAATIIGMTRPERIAQTVELAQQAIPAAIWQQLDAQGFDTADPEADRFK is encoded by the coding sequence ATGACCTTGCGATCACTTGGATCAACTGGCCTGATGGTGACGCCGATCTGCGTGGGCTGCGCGCCGCTTGCGAGCATGCCCGACACGTTTGGCTACGGTGTGTCGGAAGAGCAGGCCCTCACGACGTTGCGGGCCGCCTTCAGCAGCCCGTTCAACTTCCTCGATACGGCGGCCTCGTATGGCGATGGCGAGAGCGAGCGCAGGATCGGCCTGATGCTGCGCGAGCTTGGCGGCCTGCCGGCAGGCTTCGTGCTCGGCACCAAGGTCGATCGGCATGCGCACACCGGCGATTTCAGTGGCGAGCAGATCCGCCGCTCGCTCGAGCGCAGCCTGCGCCTGCTCGGGCTAAGCCGGCTCCAGCTGGTGTTTTTGCACGATCCCGAGCACACCACCTTCGCGCAGGTCATGGCCCCTGGCGGCCCGCTCGAGGTGCTGCAGCAGGCTCAGCGCGAGGGCCTGATCGCGCATATTGGCGTGGCCGGCGGCCCGGTCGACCTGATGATTCGCTATGTCGATACTGGCGCATTTGCGGCGGTGATCACCCACAACCGCTACACGCTGCTCAACCGCTCGGCCGAGCCGCTGCTGGATGTCGCGGCGCGGCGCGGCGTGGCGGTGCTCAATGCCGCGCCGTATGGCAGCGGCATACTCGCCAAAGGCCCCGAGGCCTACCCGCGCTATGCCTACCAGGACGCTGCCGGCGCGACGCTGGAGCGCGCGCGCAACCTGGCGGCTGTGTGTGCGCAGTACGGCGTGCCACTGGGCGCCGCCGCACTACAGTTCTCGCTGCGCGAGCCGCGAATCGCCGCCACGATCATCGGCATGACTCGCCCTGAGCGGATCGCCCAGACGGTCGAGCTGGCGCAGCAGGCCATCCCCGCAGCGATCTGGCAGCAGCTCGATGCGCAGGGCTTCGATACGGCCGATCCCGAGGCCGATCGGTTCAAGTAG
- a CDS encoding 4Fe-4S binding protein has protein sequence MIHRRLIERSKLIELSIFALALALLALVGWRAAGVAPVSFYYGYIVASMAIGLTLYFTLKNLDQLLRRRLVHMLLGASLFGAAALRDPLHALFQVEGLFFDLLAGVLLAAVIHYLIAKIVGPLLFGRVWCGWACWTALVLDQLPYKRSPGRLPGRWGWLRYAHFGLSAVLVAVLWFGLRYRPGDGGPPALAWFLAGNALYYLVGIVLALVLKDNRAFCKYVCPVSVPLKLSSRFALLKVRGAPEQCCGHQVCEKVCPMDIRITDYIQRGQRVLSTECILCQACINVCPEHTLTLSFGIDRAHDDVLRERASGT, from the coding sequence ATGATCCACAGACGACTAATCGAGCGATCGAAGCTGATCGAGCTGTCGATATTTGCGCTGGCGCTGGCGCTGCTCGCGCTGGTTGGCTGGCGCGCCGCCGGGGTCGCCCCGGTCAGCTTCTACTACGGCTATATCGTTGCCTCGATGGCGATTGGCCTGACGCTCTACTTCACGCTCAAGAACCTCGACCAGCTGCTGCGGCGCCGGCTGGTTCACATGCTGCTCGGTGCGAGCCTGTTCGGCGCCGCCGCGCTGCGCGACCCGCTCCACGCGCTATTCCAGGTCGAGGGTCTGTTCTTCGATCTGCTGGCAGGTGTGCTGCTGGCGGCGGTGATCCACTACCTGATCGCCAAGATCGTAGGGCCGCTGCTGTTCGGCCGGGTGTGGTGCGGCTGGGCCTGCTGGACGGCGCTCGTGCTCGATCAGCTGCCCTACAAACGCAGCCCTGGGCGCCTGCCCGGCCGCTGGGGCTGGCTGCGCTACGCGCACTTTGGCCTTAGTGCCGTGCTGGTGGCGGTGCTGTGGTTCGGCCTGCGCTACCGCCCCGGCGACGGTGGCCCGCCGGCGCTGGCCTGGTTCCTGGCCGGCAACGCGCTCTACTACCTGGTGGGCATCGTGCTGGCGCTGGTGCTGAAGGATAACCGCGCGTTCTGCAAGTATGTCTGCCCGGTGTCGGTACCGCTGAAGCTCAGCTCGCGCTTTGCGCTGCTCAAGGTGCGCGGCGCGCCCGAGCAGTGCTGCGGCCACCAGGTGTGCGAGAAGGTCTGCCCGATGGACATCCGCATCACCGACTATATCCAGCGCGGCCAGCGCGTGCTCTCGACCGAGTGCATCCTCTGCCAGGCCTGCATCAACGTCTGCCCCGAGCACACACTGACCCTGTCGTTCGGCATCGACCGTGCCCACGACGATGTGCTGCGCGAGCGGGCCAGCGGCACCTAG